A stretch of DNA from Cellulomonas xiejunii:
TCATGGCGCGCACCTTCGGCGCCAGGCCGGCGGCGTCGGTCTCGTCGGGCCAGGTGACGCCGATGGTCTGCACGGCCGAGGTGTCCACGGGCGGCGTCTGCACCCGGCCGTCGACCGGGGCGTCGGCGACCACGGGTTCGGTGGCAGGGTCGACGACGTCCTGCGACTCGGCTGCGTCCGCCTCCGCGGCGGGGACGACGCGGAGGTCGACCTCCTCGACGACGACGTCCCCCGTGACCTCGCCGGGCACCACGACGGAGGTGGCCGACGGAGTGGGGTCCGGGAGCGCGACGGTGCCGAACAGGGGGGCAGCGAGCGAGAGGGCGAGGGAGCTGACGATGAGACTCTGAGGCATGGGATGTCCTGGGCCGATACGGCTGGGGCACACGCGGCCGGAGAGACCACGAGTCACGACGTGTTCGATCCAGAGTCGACGCCAACACGAACGGGGTCAAGGACCGCCACGCCCCGTGCCCGATTTGTCGGCCGCGCGGCGCGAGAGCCAGAACGGCTGCCGGTTCTGGTTAGGCTGGCCGTCCAGACACTGCGGAGGTAGTCGACGTGCGCGTCCTCGTCACGGGTGGAGCAGGCTTCATCGGGTCCAACTTCGTTCACCAGACCGTCCGGGAGCGGCCCGACGTGCACGTCACGGTGCTGGACGCCCTGACGTACGCGGGCGACGAGCGGAGCCTCGACCCCGTGGCCGACAAGGTGACGTTCGCCAAGGGTGACATCGCGGACCCGGACGTCGTCGACCGCCTCGTCAAGGAGTCGGACCTCGTCGTCCACTTCGCGGCCGAGTCGCACAACGACAACTCGCTGCACGACCCGTGGCCGTTCGTGCGGACCAACGTGATCGGCACGTACCAGCTGCTGGAGGCGGTCCGCCGCCACGACGTGCGCTACCACCACGTGTCGACGGACGAGGTCTACGGCGACCTCGAGCTGGACGACCCGGCCAAGTTCACGCCCGAGACGCCGTACAACCCGTCGAGCCCGTACTCCGCGACGAAGGCGTCCTCCGACCTGCTGGTCCGCGCCTGGGCACGCAGCTTCGGCGTGCGCGCGACGATCTCGAACTGCTCGAACAACTACGGGCCCTACCAGCACGTGGAGAAGTTCATCCCGCGCCAGATCACGAACGTGATCGACGGGGTCCGCCCGAAGCTGTACGGCACGGGCGAGAACGTGCGCGACTGGATCCACGTGGAGGACCACAACTCCGCGGTCTGGTCGATCATCGACAAGGGCAGGCTCGGCGAGACCTACCTGATCGGTGCGGACGGCGAGAAGGACAACAAGACCGTCATCGAGCTCATCCTCCAGCTCATGGGGCAGTCGCCCGACGCCTACGACCACGTCAACGACCGACCCGGCCACGACCTGCGGTACGCGATCGACGCGACGCGGCTGCGGACCGAGCTGGGCTGGGAGCCGCAGTACACGACGTTCGAGGACGGCCTCGCGGCGACGATCGACTGGTACCGCGCGCACGAGGCGTGGTGGCGGCCCCAGAAGGACGCCACGGAGGCGAAGTACGCGGTCCTGGGTCGCTGACCGGGCCACACACCTCCACGATTCCTCTACGCATCCCGTGCCGGGCACCCCCCGGCGGGAAGGGCTGCGCCGCCTACGATCAGTCCGTGACCTCACGCCATGCCGCCGGTCGGCGCCTCCGTGCCCCCCGACACGCCCGGAACCTCGGGTCGCACGGGGCCATGCGTGCGGTCGCGCTCGCGGTCACGACCGTGCTCGTCTTCGGTGCCGCCGGCGGTGTCGCCGTGGCGGCGCGGATGACCGGCAACGTCAACGAGCTGGACCTCGACGGGCTCGTCGACGCGGCGCCGAGTCCGGAGCAGGCTCCGGACCCGTCCGACGCCCACGCCGGGCAGCCGGTGAACATCCTGGTGATGGGCTCCGACCAGCGTGACGGCGTCAACGCGGACATCGGTGGCGCGGAGGAGGGCATGCGGTCGGACACGACCATCCTGCTGCACGTCTCCGCGGACCGGACCCGGGTCGAGATGGTGTCGCTGCCGCGGGACTCCCTCGTCGAGATCCCGTCGTGCACGCTGACCAACGGCAAGACCACCAAGGCCCAGAAGCGCGGCATGCTCAACTCGGCGTTCGCCATCGGCTGGGACTACGGCGGCGACCTCGAGTCGGCGGCGGCGTGCACGGTGAACACGGTGCAGGCCAACACGGGTGTCCCCATCACCAACGCCGTGATCGTGGACTTCGCCGGCTTCCAGGCCATGGTCGACGCCATCGGCGGGATCCCGATGTGCTTCGCCGAGGACCACTACGACAAGTACACGGGCCTGAACATCACCGCCGGTGAGCACGTGCTCGACGGCGTCACCGCCCTGCAGTACGCGCGTGCGCGCCACGGGACGGGGTTCGACGGCTCGGACACGATGCGGGCGGGTCGCCAGCAGACGCTCGTCGCGAAGATGGCGAACGAGGTGCTCTCCAAGAACGTGCTCACGGACGGCGGGCAGCTGCTGCAGTTCCTCAGCGCCGCGACGCAGTCGGTGACCACCAACCTGTCGGTCGGCGACCTCACCGGCCTCGCGTTCAGCCTGCGTGGCGTCAGCCGTGAAAGCATCACCTTCATGACCGTGCCCTGGGCGCCCGCCAGCAGCGACAGGAACCGGGTCGAGTGGACGTCCGCGGCCGACGAGCTGTGGGCGAACATCGCGAACGACGTCCCGATGCTGGGCGTGCCGGACGTCCCCGAGGTGCCGCAGGCACCGGAAGTGACGGCTCCCGGCGGCCAGGCCCCGGCCGCACCGCCCGCTGCCCCGCCGGTTCCGACGACCCCGACCGAGGCGAAGACACCAGGTGTCGACGCGTTCACGGCCGCAGACGCGTCGACGACCTGTTGAGCGGGCGGATGCCTGGACACGGCGACGAGGACGCGACCCCTCCTCCCAGCTTCGCTCCAGCCCCCGGACGAGACCGTCCCGGGGCTGACGACGCACGCGTGGTGGGCAGGTCGACCGCCCGACCGGCAACGCCGGCCCGGGTCGCACGTCCCGCGCGCGGCGCTTCCGCGCCGGGCGAGACACCGCCACCGTCCGTCACGCGCAGCAGCACGCCTCCACCGACGACGCGCGCGCCCCGCGGCACCCCGCCACCCGCACCGCGCAGCGCCTCCGCACCGCGCAGCACCTCCGCACCTCGCAGCACCTCCGCACCCCGCAGCACCTCCGCACGCCGCAGCGGCGCGGCGGACGCGACTCCCCCCGGGCCGACCACGCCTCCCTCGTCCGGAGCCCCGGCCTCGTACGCTCCCGCTGGCGGGAACGCCCGTGGCGCACACACGCCGGCCGCACCCGGGCAGGCGGCACGCCGGACCACCGTCGCGCGTCCCGCGCCGCGCGTCGCCGGCCCGCCGTCCCGCCCCGGCGGGATCGCGCCCGGCGCGACGCCCGTGGCCCGGCGACGACGGCTCCCCCGCGCCCGCCTCGTCGTGATCGTCCTGCTGGTGGCGCTCATTGCGTGGCCCATCGGGCTGCTGATCTGGGCGAACGGTCTCCTGCAGCACACGCCGGCGCTCTCCGGGGCGGCCGACACGCCTGGCACCACGTACCTGCTCGCCGGCACGGACGCCCGCGGCGACGAGGGCGGCATCCCGCAGGACGGCACCGAGGGTCAGCGCACCGACACGATCCTGCTGCTGCACGTCCCGGAGAGCGGCCCGACCGCGATGATCTCGCTGCCGCGGGACACGTACGTCGAGGTCCCCGGGCACGGCCCGGCCAAGCTCAACTCCGCGTTCGCCTGGGGCGGGGCACCGTTGCTGGTGCAGACCGTCGAGGGCCTCACCGGGCTGACGATCGACCACTATGCCGAGATCGGCATGGGCGGCGTCTCGCACCTCGTGGACGCCGTCGGAGGTGTCAACCTCTGCTACGACGGTGACGTCAACGACCCCGACTCGGGCATGGTCTGGACCGCCGGCTGCCACGACGTCGACGGACAGGCTGCGCTGTCGTTCGCCCGCATGCGCAAGGCGGACCCGCAGGGCGACGTCGGTCGGGCCCTGCGGCAGCGGCAGCTGATCGGCGCGGTCATGGGCAAGGTCAGCCCTGGTTCCCTGGCGTTCGACCCCGGCGCGCAGGTCGCGCTGGTCGACGCGGGGACGGGGGCCCTCACCTTCGACGAGGACGCCGGCGTGCTGGACGTCGCGCGGCTGGCGCTGGCGTTCCGCGCCGCGAACGCCGAGGGCGGCATCACCGGCACGCCGCCGATCGTCAGCATCGACTACCGACCCGGCAACATCGGTTCGACGGTGCTCCTCGACGCGGACGCCACACCGGACTTCTTCGCCGCCATCCGCGACGGCTCGCTGCCGCCGGGGCCGGTGGGCGGGGTCCCCGGCTCGTAGCCCGCGGCCGCGCGCACCCGGGCGCGGATCAGGCGGAGAACCCCGTCGCGGGTCGGGTGGCTCGCGCGCGCAGACGCTCGCCCTTGGCGTCGGCCTGCGCACGCAGGCCGTCCTGGAAGTCCCGCATGGCCCTGCGCAACCGGTCGGCCTCCGGTCCCGAGCCGGAGGCGAGGATGCGCACGGCCAGCAGGCCCGCGTTGCGCGCACCGCCCACCGACACGGTCGCGACCGGCACACCCGCAGGCATCTGGACGATCGACAGCAGGGAGTCCATGCCGTCGAGGTGCGCGAGCGGGACGGGGACGCCCACGACAGGGAGCGGGGTGACGGCGGCCAGCATGCCGGGCAGGTGCGCGGCTCCCCCGGCCCCCGCCACGATCACGCGCAGCCCGCGGTCGGCCGCCTCGCGGCCGTAGGCGACCATCTTGTCGGGCTGCCGGTGCGCCGACACGACATCGACCTCGACGGCCACGTCGAACTCGGCGAGCGCGTCCGCTGCGGCCTGCATGACGGGCCAGTCGGAGTCCGAGCCCATGACGATGCCGACCTGGGTGCTCCCCGGTGTGGTGCCGCTCATCTCGTCCCTCAGTCCTCGGTGCTCTCGCCGCGCAGCCGCGCGACCGCCGCGCGCGCACGCGCACGGACGTCGTCCAGGTCGTCACCGGACACGTTGACGTGCCCGAGCTTGCGGCCCGGGCGGACCGCCTTGCCGTACAGGTGCACCTTCGCGCCCGGGTCGGCGCCGAGCACGTCACGCAGCGCATCGGTCGGGTCGTCGAGCGCGCTGCCGAGGAGGTTCACCATGACCGTCCACCGGGCCACGGGTGCGACGTCACCCAGCGGCAGGTCGAGCACGGCCCGCAGGTGCTGCTCGAACTGGCTGGTGACGGCGCCGTCGATGGTCCAGTGCCCCGAGTTGTGGGGACGCATCGCGAGCTCGTTGACGAGCACACGCGGCGCACCTCCCGCCGGGTCCGCCACCTCGAAGAGCTCGACGGCCAGCACTCCCGTCACGCCGAGGCCGTCGGCGACGGCCCGAGCGATGCCCTCGGCCTGGGCAGCGGTCTGCGGGTGCAGCGCGGGGGCGGGCGCCACCACCTCCGCGCACACCCCGTCCTGTTGGACCGACTCGACGACCGGCCACACGACGCAGCGCCCCGAGGGGGTGCGCGCGACGAGGACGGCCAGCTCACGGGTGAAGGGCACGAGCTCCTCGGCCAGGAGCGCCGGGCCGGTGCGGTCGGCGGCGGCCGAGCACCAGGACGTCACGTCGTCGGGGAGCGCACCGTCGCCGACGACGCGCACACCCTTCCCGTCGTACCCGCCCCGGGTGGTCTTGACGACCGCCCGCCCGCCGACGGCGGTGCGGAAGCGCTCGAGGTCCGCCACGTCGCCGACCGGCGCCCAGCGCGGGCAGGGCACGCCGAGCTCCGTGAGACGCCGGCGCATCACGGCCTTGTCCTGGGCGTGCACGAGTGCCGCCGGGCCCGGGTGCACCGGCACGCCGCGCACCTCGACCGCGTCCAGGACCTCCGCCGGGACGTGCTCGTGCTCGAACGTGAGCACGTCCGCCCCGTCGACGAGCGCGAGCACCGCGTCCACGTCGGACGCGGCGCCCACGGGCGAGTCGGCGACGGCCTGCGCCGCCGAGGCGTCCGCCGCCTCGGACAGGACGCGCAGGTGCAGACCCAGTGCGGTCGCGGGGCCGGCCATCATCCGGGCCAGCTGGCCGCCGCCGACGACGGCCACGATCGGAGGTGTCACGGGCGTCGAGGGTAGCCGTTGACGGTGCGTGCCCGTGGTGACGCCCACGGGCGCACAGTCCTCACGGCACGGACGCCTGGATGACCCGCCCCTCGCCGGAGGCACGCAGGGCCCCGTCGGACGCGGGGACGAAGGCAGCCTGTCCCGACGCGATCTCGAGGACCTCGCCCGCCTGCGTGTGCAGGGTGGCACGCCCTTCGAGGCAGAGCACGATCCGGGGGCCGAGCCCGGGCATCCGGCACCGCACGTCGGACAGGCGGGTGACGGACAGCTCGAAGTCGTCGACGGGCACGTAGTACACGTCCGTGGCGTCGTACACGTGCTCGGGCGCGATGCGGATCGGCGGGGCCGCGACGCACTCGACGATCCGCAGCAGCTCGGGGACGTCGACGTGCTTGGTGGTCAGACCGGCCCGCAGGACGTTGTCGGAGTTCGCCATGAGTTCGACCGCGAAGCCGTCGAGGTACGCGTGCACGGTGCCGGCCGGGACGAAGAGCGCCTCGCCCGGTCGCAACGACACCGGGTTGAGCAGGACGGCCGTCACCGCGCCCGGGTCCCCCGGGTAGGTGCGCTCGAGGAGGTCGACGGCACGGTCCGTACGGGGCGAGGGCGACCCGGCTCGCAGGCGTGCCCGGAACGCGTCCGCCAGGTCGTGGACCTCGTCGGGCCCCGGTCGCGTCGCCTCGCTCACGAGCAGGGTGAACGCCTCCTGCATGCCCGTCGAGGTGGGGTCCGAGGTCACGACCTTGTGCAGCTGGCGGGCTGTCGGGTGGTCGACGCCGTCGAGGATCTCCGCAGCGCGGCGCGGCGCGCGGAAGCCGACGAGGGCCTCGAACGGCGAGAGCGCGTACACGAGCTCCGGCTTGTGGTTGCGGTCCCGGTACGACCGTCGCGGGTCGTCCACCGGGACGGCCCGCGCGTCCTCGCGCTCGTACCCCTCGCGCGCCAGCTCGATGCTGGGATGCACCTGGAGGGACAGGGGGCGCGCGGCCGCGATCAGCTTGAGCAGGAACGGCAGCCCGGGGCCGAAGCGCGAGACGACGTCGTCCCCGAGGTGGGACACGGGGTCGGACGCGATCGCGCGGTCCAGCGCCTGCACTCCCGCGCCGACGAGCCGGGAGGGCGCGGACGCGTGTGCGCCGAACCACGCCTCTGCGACCGGCGAACCGTCGGCGGGGCGACCGAGCATCTCCGGGATGGCGGTCGACGATCCCCAGGCGTAGCCCTGGAGCGCCGGCTCGAGAACCTGCACGGCTTCCTCCTCGCGGACGGATGTGGTCGAAGCCTAGCCCGGGCGCCGGTCCCGACGGGACGTCCTCACCACCGGCGGTCGCGGCGCACCGAGATCACGGCGCCACGAGGCAGCACGACGTCAGGCCGCAGCGACGCCGGGACGCCGGACAGGAACAGCGCAAACACCGCAGGTCGTCGCTGTGCGAGCTCGAGCCGGCCGCCGTCCGCGCTCGCGAGGTCCCGCGCGAGCGCCAGTCCCAGACCCGTCCCCGCACCGGACGTGACGTCACGCTCGAAGATGCGTGGCGCGAGGTCGTCGGGCACACCCTCACCCTCGTCCCCGACCTCGACGACCACGGCGCGCGACGAGCCGCCGGCGCGCGAGCGCACGGTCGTGGTGCCCGCGCCGTGCTTCAGGGAGTTCTCGATGAGCGTCGCCAGCACCTGGGCCAACGCGCCCGGCGTCGCGAGCACCTGCGTCGTCGGGTCGACCTCGACGACGAGCCGGCGGCCGGCGGCGGCGAACGTGGGTGCCCACTCCTCCTCCTGCTGGTGCACGACCTCCTGCAGGAGGATCGCCTCCGTCGTACCGCCCTGGGCGCGACGCGAGCTCGCGAGCAGGTCGTCCACGACGCGCACGAGCCGTTCGACCTGCTCGAGCGAGATGCGGGCCTCCTCGCGCACCTCCTCCTCCCCGGCGGTGAGCATGATCTCCTCGAGCCGCATCGACAGGGCTGTCAGCGGCGTCCGCAGCTGGTGCGAGGCGTCGGACGCGAACTGGCGCTCGGCGGCGAGCCGCCCCGCCATCCGGTCGGCGCTGCGGGCCAGCTCGGCGGCCACGAGGTCGATCTCCTCGACTCCCGACGGCTCCAGCTGCGGCCGGACCTGTCCCGACCCGAGCTGCTCCGCCGACGCCGCGAGGTACACCAGAGGCGCGGCAAGCCTGTTGGCCTGCCAGATCGCCGTCGCGATGCCCGCCGCGAACGCGACGACGGCGGCGACGACGACGAGGGCGATCACCTGCGTCGACATCCAGAAGACGTCCCACCACGACACGTACAGCAGCACCGTCGCGCCGGTGCCGGACGTGGTCTCGACCGTGAGGCGCCGCTGGTCGAACGTCGGGCCGGCCCGGTACGTCTCACCGGACGGGGTCCGCACCACGACCGTCGCCTCGAGACCTTCGCCGGGCTCATCAGGGGACTCGGCGCCCGTGTACGGCTCGAGCATGCGGTCGGACAGCGCGATCTGCTGCTCGACCCGGAAGTCGACCGTCCGCGCCACGGACTGCGCCCGGACCCCGAGACTGTAGAGCGCGTTCTCCCGCACCAGCTGTGCACCGAGGAAGGCGAGCGGGAAGCCCAGCAGGACGACCGCGACCGTGACGGCGGCGATCGTCGCCTGCAGGACGCGACGTCGCACGCGTCAGACCCTGTCGAGCGGCCCCGACGCCACGTCGGACGCCGTGGCAGCGTCGGAGGCGCTCCCGGTCTCGAAACGGAAGCCCATGCCGCGCACGGTGGAGATGTACCGGGGTGCGTTCGCGTCGTCGCCGAGCTTGCGACGCAGCCACGACACGTGCATGTCGAGCGTCTTCGTCGAGCCGGTCGGGTCCGAGCCCCAGACCTCGCGCATGAGCGTCTCGCGCGAGACGACCGTCCCCGCGGCCGCGACCAGGACGCGCAGCAGGTCGAACTCCTTGGCCGTCAGGTGCAGCTCGCGCTCCCCCTGGAACGCGCGGTGCGCGGCGACGTCGACACGCACGTTCTGGGCGTGCAGCTCGTCCTCCTCAGCGGGGTCGCCCACGGTGCGGCGCAGCAGCGCCCGGACCCGTGCGAGCAGCTCGGCGAGACGGAACGGCTTGGTGACGTAGTCGTCGGCACCCGCGTCGAGGCCGACGACGAGGTCGACCTCGTCGGCGCGCGCCGTCAGCACGAGCACGGGCGTCGTCAGACCCTGGCTGCGGATCGCGCGGGCGACGTCGAGGCCGTCCATGTCCGGCAGACCGAGGTCGAGGACCACGAGGTCGGCGCTCGCGGCGCCGTCGATCGCGCCTTGACCCGTGCCTTGCACGCGCACGTCGTAACCTTCACGCCCGAGCGCCCGGGCCAAAGGCTCGGCAATCGCGGGGTCGTCCTCCGCCAGCAGCACCTGGGTCATTCCGCCATGTTAGGTCACGAACTCGCCCCCGCCGCCAGCCCTCGGTCCCGGACGCGCCGGAGATCCACCGATCGCCGCGGACCACCCCGGGTGCACGGCCACCTGCACCCGGGGGCGGACGGGGCCGGTGGTCAGGTCCGCCCGCAGGTGCACGCCGACGGCGGACCCGCCACCTAGGCTTGCAGGATGACGTGGTGGGACCGGCTGTGGCAGTGGGAGGACACCCACCGCCAGGGCGTCGACATCACCATCACCGCCCTCCTGACCCTCTCACTCGTCCCGGCGTCCGTCCTGGCCGTCGCGGGCCAGGACGCGGGCAGCAGCGCCGCGCTCGTCTCGCTGTGCGTGCTCGGCGTCGTCGTGCCCCTCGCATGGCGCCGCACCCGCCCCGCAGCGTCGGTCGCGCTCGTGTACACCGCCGCCCTGCTGCACGTCGTCGCAGGCTTCCCGCTGCTGCCCGTCGACGTCGTGATCCCGTTCTCCCTGTACTCGGTGGCACTGCACGGCCCGCGCTGGGCCCACCGCACGGGCATCGTCACCGCGATGGTGGGTGCGGTCGTCGTGGGCGCCGCCGTGGCCATGCCGTACGACCGCGCCGGCGCCCTGATCCTCATGGTGCTGATCGCGAGCATCTTCCTGGTCGCGTGGGCGTTCGGCCTCGTGCGCCGCAGCCGCCGGGAGCACCTCGAGGCGCTGCTGGACCGCGCGGAACGGCTCGAGGTCGAGCGGGACCAGCAGGCGATCATCGCGACCGCGGCGGAACGCGCGCGCATCGCACGCGAGATGCACGACATCGTGGCCCACAGCCTGTCCGTGATGATCGCGCAGGCCGACGGCGGACGGTACGCCGCGGTGCAGGACCCCGACGCCGCGAGCCGATCGCTCGGCACGATCGCGGAGACCGGACGCGCGGCACTCACCGACATGCGCCGCCTGCTGGGTGTCCTGCGCGACGCGCCGGGAACGGGCGGGCCGGGACGCGCGGCACCCGGGGTGCTCGCCGACGGACAGACCGGGACCGACGCCGCCGTCACGTCGGTCGCCACCACCACGCCGCAACCCGCCGTGGAGGACGTCGAGCAGCTGGTGGCGCAGGTGCGGGCCAGCGGCGTGCGCGTGTCGTACGTGCGCCTGGGGACGCCCCGGCACCTGCCCCCTGGCGCCGGTCTGACCGTCTACCGCATCGCCCAGGAGTCCCTGACCAACGTGCTCAAGCACGCGGGGCCCGACCCGGGCGTCACCGTCATGCTCCAGTGGCAGCCGGCCGCCGTGACCCTGGAGGTCAGCGACGACGGGCGCGGCGCCGCCGCCGCCGCCGACGGCCTGGGCCAGGGCCTGGTAGGCATGCGCGAGCGCGCGACCATGTTCGGGGGCACGGTGACCGCCGGCCCGCGCCCCGGTGGCGGGTTCCGCGTCCGCGCGACGCTGCCCACCCCGGGGTCGGGTACCGCTGCGGAAGCGGACGACGCCGGCACCCCGACGCGCACCCCGACCCTCGACCCCTCTGGAGGAACCCCCTCGTGACCGCACCGACCACCGACGCGACGACCGTCCGCGTCGCCCTCGTCGACGACCAGCAGCTCGTCCGTGCCGGGTTCCGGATGGTCATC
This window harbors:
- the rfbB gene encoding dTDP-glucose 4,6-dehydratase, which translates into the protein MRVLVTGGAGFIGSNFVHQTVRERPDVHVTVLDALTYAGDERSLDPVADKVTFAKGDIADPDVVDRLVKESDLVVHFAAESHNDNSLHDPWPFVRTNVIGTYQLLEAVRRHDVRYHHVSTDEVYGDLELDDPAKFTPETPYNPSSPYSATKASSDLLVRAWARSFGVRATISNCSNNYGPYQHVEKFIPRQITNVIDGVRPKLYGTGENVRDWIHVEDHNSAVWSIIDKGRLGETYLIGADGEKDNKTVIELILQLMGQSPDAYDHVNDRPGHDLRYAIDATRLRTELGWEPQYTTFEDGLAATIDWYRAHEAWWRPQKDATEAKYAVLGR
- a CDS encoding LCP family protein — protein: MRAVALAVTTVLVFGAAGGVAVAARMTGNVNELDLDGLVDAAPSPEQAPDPSDAHAGQPVNILVMGSDQRDGVNADIGGAEEGMRSDTTILLHVSADRTRVEMVSLPRDSLVEIPSCTLTNGKTTKAQKRGMLNSAFAIGWDYGGDLESAAACTVNTVQANTGVPITNAVIVDFAGFQAMVDAIGGIPMCFAEDHYDKYTGLNITAGEHVLDGVTALQYARARHGTGFDGSDTMRAGRQQTLVAKMANEVLSKNVLTDGGQLLQFLSAATQSVTTNLSVGDLTGLAFSLRGVSRESITFMTVPWAPASSDRNRVEWTSAADELWANIANDVPMLGVPDVPEVPQAPEVTAPGGQAPAAPPAAPPVPTTPTEAKTPGVDAFTAADASTTC
- a CDS encoding LCP family protein translates to MALIAWPIGLLIWANGLLQHTPALSGAADTPGTTYLLAGTDARGDEGGIPQDGTEGQRTDTILLLHVPESGPTAMISLPRDTYVEVPGHGPAKLNSAFAWGGAPLLVQTVEGLTGLTIDHYAEIGMGGVSHLVDAVGGVNLCYDGDVNDPDSGMVWTAGCHDVDGQAALSFARMRKADPQGDVGRALRQRQLIGAVMGKVSPGSLAFDPGAQVALVDAGTGALTFDEDAGVLDVARLALAFRAANAEGGITGTPPIVSIDYRPGNIGSTVLLDADATPDFFAAIRDGSLPPGPVGGVPGS
- the purE gene encoding 5-(carboxyamino)imidazole ribonucleotide mutase; its protein translation is MSGTTPGSTQVGIVMGSDSDWPVMQAAADALAEFDVAVEVDVVSAHRQPDKMVAYGREAADRGLRVIVAGAGGAAHLPGMLAAVTPLPVVGVPVPLAHLDGMDSLLSIVQMPAGVPVATVSVGGARNAGLLAVRILASGSGPEADRLRRAMRDFQDGLRAQADAKGERLRARATRPATGFSA
- a CDS encoding 5-(carboxyamino)imidazole ribonucleotide synthase is translated as MTPPIVAVVGGGQLARMMAGPATALGLHLRVLSEAADASAAQAVADSPVGAASDVDAVLALVDGADVLTFEHEHVPAEVLDAVEVRGVPVHPGPAALVHAQDKAVMRRRLTELGVPCPRWAPVGDVADLERFRTAVGGRAVVKTTRGGYDGKGVRVVGDGALPDDVTSWCSAAADRTGPALLAEELVPFTRELAVLVARTPSGRCVVWPVVESVQQDGVCAEVVAPAPALHPQTAAQAEGIARAVADGLGVTGVLAVELFEVADPAGGAPRVLVNELAMRPHNSGHWTIDGAVTSQFEQHLRAVLDLPLGDVAPVARWTVMVNLLGSALDDPTDALRDVLGADPGAKVHLYGKAVRPGRKLGHVNVSGDDLDDVRARARAAVARLRGESTED
- the manA gene encoding mannose-6-phosphate isomerase, class I, which produces MQVLEPALQGYAWGSSTAIPEMLGRPADGSPVAEAWFGAHASAPSRLVGAGVQALDRAIASDPVSHLGDDVVSRFGPGLPFLLKLIAAARPLSLQVHPSIELAREGYEREDARAVPVDDPRRSYRDRNHKPELVYALSPFEALVGFRAPRRAAEILDGVDHPTARQLHKVVTSDPTSTGMQEAFTLLVSEATRPGPDEVHDLADAFRARLRAGSPSPRTDRAVDLLERTYPGDPGAVTAVLLNPVSLRPGEALFVPAGTVHAYLDGFAVELMANSDNVLRAGLTTKHVDVPELLRIVECVAAPPIRIAPEHVYDATDVYYVPVDDFELSVTRLSDVRCRMPGLGPRIVLCLEGRATLHTQAGEVLEIASGQAAFVPASDGALRASGEGRVIQASVP
- a CDS encoding ATP-binding protein, whose protein sequence is MRRRVLQATIAAVTVAVVLLGFPLAFLGAQLVRENALYSLGVRAQSVARTVDFRVEQQIALSDRMLEPYTGAESPDEPGEGLEATVVVRTPSGETYRAGPTFDQRRLTVETTSGTGATVLLYVSWWDVFWMSTQVIALVVVAAVVAFAAGIATAIWQANRLAAPLVYLAASAEQLGSGQVRPQLEPSGVEEIDLVAAELARSADRMAGRLAAERQFASDASHQLRTPLTALSMRLEEIMLTAGEEEVREEARISLEQVERLVRVVDDLLASSRRAQGGTTEAILLQEVVHQQEEEWAPTFAAAGRRLVVEVDPTTQVLATPGALAQVLATLIENSLKHGAGTTTVRSRAGGSSRAVVVEVGDEGEGVPDDLAPRIFERDVTSGAGTGLGLALARDLASADGGRLELAQRRPAVFALFLSGVPASLRPDVVLPRGAVISVRRDRRW
- a CDS encoding response regulator transcription factor, translating into MTQVLLAEDDPAIAEPLARALGREGYDVRVQGTGQGAIDGAASADLVVLDLGLPDMDGLDVARAIRSQGLTTPVLVLTARADEVDLVVGLDAGADDYVTKPFRLAELLARVRALLRRTVGDPAEEDELHAQNVRVDVAAHRAFQGERELHLTAKEFDLLRVLVAAAGTVVSRETLMREVWGSDPTGSTKTLDMHVSWLRRKLGDDANAPRYISTVRGMGFRFETGSASDAATASDVASGPLDRV
- a CDS encoding sensor histidine kinase, with the translated sequence MTWWDRLWQWEDTHRQGVDITITALLTLSLVPASVLAVAGQDAGSSAALVSLCVLGVVVPLAWRRTRPAASVALVYTAALLHVVAGFPLLPVDVVIPFSLYSVALHGPRWAHRTGIVTAMVGAVVVGAAVAMPYDRAGALILMVLIASIFLVAWAFGLVRRSRREHLEALLDRAERLEVERDQQAIIATAAERARIAREMHDIVAHSLSVMIAQADGGRYAAVQDPDAASRSLGTIAETGRAALTDMRRLLGVLRDAPGTGGPGRAAPGVLADGQTGTDAAVTSVATTTPQPAVEDVEQLVAQVRASGVRVSYVRLGTPRHLPPGAGLTVYRIAQESLTNVLKHAGPDPGVTVMLQWQPAAVTLEVSDDGRGAAAAADGLGQGLVGMRERATMFGGTVTAGPRPGGGFRVRATLPTPGSGTAAEADDAGTPTRTPTLDPSGGTPS